One part of the Oceanihabitans sp. IOP_32 genome encodes these proteins:
- a CDS encoding YqgE/AlgH family protein gives MISIKPKKGDLLIAEPSIIGDVSFNRSIVLLADHSLEGSIGFILNKPLKYSISDLVPEIEVNFKVYNGGPVEQDNLYFIHKVPELIPNSIEISLGIYWGGDFSKVAELIKNGKIKENDIRFFLGYSGWEINQLNHELNANSWVVTNNNYKALIIEKDYESFWREKMLEFGGEYSIWSNAPENPSYN, from the coding sequence ATGATTTCTATCAAACCAAAAAAAGGAGATTTGTTAATTGCAGAGCCATCAATAATTGGAGATGTTTCTTTTAACCGTTCCATTGTTTTATTGGCAGATCACTCACTAGAAGGTTCGATAGGTTTTATACTTAACAAACCTTTAAAGTACAGTATAAGTGATTTGGTACCAGAAATTGAAGTTAATTTCAAGGTTTATAATGGCGGCCCTGTAGAACAAGACAACCTTTACTTTATACATAAAGTACCAGAATTAATTCCTAACAGTATTGAAATTTCCTTAGGTATTTACTGGGGTGGCGATTTTAGTAAAGTGGCAGAACTTATAAAAAATGGAAAAATAAAAGAAAACGATATTCGCTTTTTCCTGGGGTATTCTGGTTGGGAAATTAACCAATTAAATCACGAATTAAACGCTAACTCTTGGGTTGTAACCAACAACAATTACAAAGCCTTAATTATTGAAAAAGATTACGAATCGTTTTGGAGGGAGAAAATGTTAGAATTTGGTGGCGAATATAGCATTTGGTCTAACGCTCCAGAAAACCCGAGCTATAACTAG
- a CDS encoding efflux RND transporter periplasmic adaptor subunit, which produces MKKYLYLFTLTTASLFLTSCGSEDQKAVDNGPTIPVKVNQVQANGNSPFLSVSGKIQAANSADLSTRMMGYVNKVHVNVGDKVRKGQLLVSINNADLQAKRAQVNAGITEATVAFNNAEKDYKRFQNLFADNSASQKEMDDMTAHYKMAKARLESATQMKNEVNAQFAYSNITAPFKGIVTSKNVEEGNMANPGVPLISIETPGDFEVMAMVPESEISDIKKGTSVDVVVKAINKTLKGKVTEVSTSAKNTGGQYLVKIDLDNTEANILSGMFTTVQFPVERKAKSTMVLIPTEALVTNGQLSGVYTVSQSNTAILRWLRLGRTFGDQVEVLSGLNADEAYIVSAEGKLYNGVKISIQ; this is translated from the coding sequence ATGAAAAAATACCTATACCTATTTACACTAACTACAGCTTCATTATTTCTTACCAGTTGTGGTAGCGAAGACCAAAAAGCAGTTGATAATGGCCCAACAATTCCTGTAAAAGTCAATCAAGTACAAGCTAATGGCAACAGTCCGTTTTTATCTGTAAGCGGTAAAATTCAAGCTGCTAATAGTGCCGATTTAAGCACTAGAATGATGGGTTACGTTAATAAAGTACACGTTAATGTTGGCGATAAAGTGCGTAAAGGCCAATTATTAGTATCGATTAACAATGCCGATTTACAAGCGAAACGCGCCCAAGTAAATGCCGGAATTACCGAAGCTACCGTAGCCTTCAACAATGCTGAAAAAGATTATAAACGTTTTCAAAATTTATTCGCAGATAATAGTGCCTCGCAAAAAGAAATGGACGATATGACGGCACATTACAAAATGGCAAAAGCACGTTTAGAATCTGCCACCCAGATGAAAAACGAAGTTAACGCCCAGTTTGCTTATAGTAATATTACAGCGCCTTTTAAGGGCATTGTAACCAGTAAAAACGTTGAAGAAGGGAATATGGCAAATCCAGGAGTCCCTTTAATAAGCATAGAAACCCCAGGAGATTTTGAAGTTATGGCTATGGTGCCAGAATCGGAAATATCAGATATTAAAAAAGGTACATCGGTAGATGTTGTGGTAAAAGCCATCAATAAAACTCTAAAAGGAAAAGTTACCGAAGTGAGTACTTCTGCTAAAAACACAGGAGGACAATATCTGGTGAAAATTGATTTAGACAATACAGAAGCAAATATTCTGTCTGGTATGTTTACAACCGTTCAATTTCCTGTAGAAAGAAAAGCGAAATCTACCATGGTTTTAATTCCAACAGAAGCCCTTGTAACCAACGGTCAACTTTCTGGAGTTTATACCGTAAGCCAGAGCAACACAGCAATTTTACGTTGGTTGCGTTTAGGTAGAACTTTTGGAGATCAAGTAGAAGTATTATCGGGTTTAAATGCAGATGAAGCTTATATAGTTTCCGCTGAAGGGAAGCTTTATAATGGCGTTAAAATTTCAATTCAATAA
- a CDS encoding D-cysteine desulfhydrase family protein: MLNNKYDLGFFPTPLEHMGNLSKKYPDYNLFIKRDDNSGLASGGNKVRKLQYFIHEALSKGYNTIITAGAQQSNHCRQTAAACAKAGLECHLLLGGKEPEHYNGNLLLSHLLGAKIHFTGDNRKGEDLNKVKTNLEAQNKKVYVVPYGGSNTLGALGFVDAVRELKTQLLELDLKMDYIFFASGSGGTQAGLKLGVDLFDLDAKLMPVSIDKSAFGSKSLDEVVLDLLLEGQKGLGIKRAYTIEDAKLIADYNAAGYGVVTSNEREAILELAKTEGIILDPVYSGRAFYGMLDHLKTKKLRNRSNVLFWHTGGLPANFYYSKDLKL; this comes from the coding sequence ATGCTAAATAATAAATACGATTTAGGTTTTTTTCCAACGCCTTTGGAGCATATGGGAAATTTATCAAAAAAGTATCCCGATTACAACTTATTTATAAAGCGAGACGATAATTCTGGATTGGCCTCTGGAGGCAATAAAGTTCGTAAATTACAATACTTTATTCACGAGGCTTTAAGCAAAGGTTACAATACCATTATTACTGCTGGAGCACAGCAATCTAACCATTGTAGACAAACCGCTGCGGCCTGTGCTAAAGCAGGTTTAGAGTGCCATTTATTACTTGGGGGTAAAGAACCTGAGCATTACAACGGTAATTTGTTACTTTCACATTTGTTAGGAGCAAAAATTCATTTTACAGGAGACAATAGGAAAGGAGAGGATTTAAATAAGGTTAAAACAAATTTGGAAGCTCAAAACAAAAAGGTGTATGTTGTTCCATATGGTGGTTCTAATACGCTTGGTGCTTTAGGATTTGTAGATGCTGTTCGAGAATTGAAAACCCAATTATTGGAGTTAGATTTAAAAATGGACTATATCTTTTTTGCTTCTGGTTCTGGAGGTACACAAGCGGGATTAAAACTTGGAGTTGATTTGTTTGATTTAGACGCAAAATTAATGCCTGTAAGTATAGATAAATCTGCTTTTGGATCTAAGTCTTTAGATGAAGTTGTATTAGATTTATTACTTGAAGGACAAAAAGGACTTGGTATAAAGCGAGCATATACTATTGAAGACGCTAAACTTATAGCCGATTATAATGCTGCGGGCTACGGTGTGGTAACATCTAACGAGCGGGAAGCTATATTAGAGTTAGCTAAAACTGAAGGTATAATTTTAGATCCCGTATATTCGGGACGTGCGTTTTACGGGATGTTAGATCATCTTAAAACTAAAAAATTAAGAAATCGCAGCAATGTACTTTTCTGGCATACTGGCGGATTGCCGGCTAATTTCTATTACTCTAAAGATTTAAAGCTATAA
- a CDS encoding aminotransferase class IV: MVNFNTQILESSSNLSIHSRGFNYGDALFETIKISYGKILFWEDHYFRLMASMRIMRMEIPMDFTMEYLEDEIHKTLKANQIQQGSARVKLMVQRREGGLYLPEHNTVDFLITAIPIAEDFYLHKTDFYEVDLFKDFYVAPTLLSTLKTNNKAINVVGSIYAKENKLDNGLLLNTNKHVVEALNGNIFVVKGQVIKTPPITDGCLKGIMRKQLIDIIKTISEYELVEDSVSPFELQKADEIFISNVMVGIQPITKYRKKTFTNEVSKMLLQKLNIKIRLT; this comes from the coding sequence ATGGTAAACTTTAATACACAAATTTTAGAATCAAGTTCTAATCTATCTATACATAGTCGCGGTTTTAATTATGGTGATGCGCTTTTTGAGACCATAAAAATTTCCTACGGAAAAATACTTTTTTGGGAAGACCATTATTTTAGATTAATGGCATCGATGCGTATTATGCGAATGGAAATCCCTATGGATTTTACGATGGAATACCTTGAAGATGAAATTCATAAAACACTTAAAGCAAACCAAATACAGCAGGGGTCTGCCCGCGTGAAATTGATGGTACAAAGACGTGAAGGTGGTTTGTACTTGCCAGAGCATAATACCGTCGATTTTTTAATTACAGCAATTCCTATTGCAGAGGATTTTTACCTGCATAAAACAGATTTCTATGAGGTTGATTTGTTTAAAGATTTTTACGTGGCACCAACCTTGTTGTCTACCTTAAAAACAAACAATAAAGCCATTAACGTGGTAGGGAGTATTTATGCTAAAGAGAATAAACTGGACAATGGCTTGCTATTAAACACCAATAAACATGTTGTCGAAGCATTAAATGGTAATATTTTTGTGGTTAAAGGGCAAGTTATAAAAACACCACCCATTACCGATGGTTGTTTAAAAGGTATAATGAGAAAACAACTTATAGATATTATTAAAACAATTTCAGAGTACGAGCTAGTTGAAGATTCGGTGTCGCCTTTCGAGCTTCAAAAGGCCGACGAAATTTTTATAAGCAATGTTATGGTTGGTATTCAGCCCATAACCAAATACCGAAAAAAAACATTTACCAATGAGGTTTCTAAAATGTTATTGCAAAAATTGAATATAAAAATAAGATTGACCTAG
- a CDS encoding ATP-dependent DNA helicase RecQ, which yields MEHPINILERYWGFTSFKPNQEAIINAVLEGEDTFALLPTGGGKSLCFQIPALAKPGICIVVSPLIALMKDQVQQLKHKGIKAMALTSGISYSELDTLLDNCIYGNYKFLYLSPERLQQEIVQDRIRLMHVNLIAVDEAHCISQWGSDFRPAYKNITILRQLQPSANVIALTASAKPEVIEDITKELDFIQAKLFKQSFYRPNLAYMVYHEDDKYYRIQTILKKYKASSIIYVRNRKSTLELTSFLASKNISATYYHGGLSNDEKDINMMQWINDQKQVMVATNAFGMGIDKPDVKTVIHLNLPESIESYFQEAGRAGRNGEKAFAVILKNNSDAILVENQFLKVLPTVSFVKQVYKKLCSYFQISYGEGENSTYDFDFNSFCKTYKFNAILCYNALLILDRNSVITLSKQFKNKVTLQFIVSNAAIFNYLETHQEFSLVVKSMLRMYGGICDHVTKVDLKRIAEKASTTELKLIEILNKLQHHEIIELDLAKTDAQITLIQPREDDKTINRIASIIEQQNQLKQGQVKSMLEYIENNAVCKSMQLLGYFGEKNLKPCGICSVCISKKTRNKPEDINALMKQIVKLLESGDLSSRIISSTLKCSEQGLKTALKVLLEHRIIDLTQTNTYKLRS from the coding sequence ATGGAACACCCCATAAACATATTAGAGCGCTATTGGGGATTTACATCGTTTAAACCCAACCAAGAGGCTATAATAAACGCCGTTTTAGAAGGCGAAGACACCTTCGCTTTACTTCCTACAGGCGGGGGTAAATCGCTGTGTTTTCAAATACCAGCTTTAGCGAAACCAGGAATCTGTATTGTTGTTTCTCCATTAATCGCACTTATGAAAGATCAAGTGCAGCAACTTAAACATAAAGGCATTAAAGCCATGGCGCTAACAAGTGGTATTTCTTATAGTGAATTAGACACGCTTTTAGACAATTGTATTTATGGAAATTACAAGTTTTTATATCTATCGCCAGAACGTTTACAACAGGAAATAGTGCAAGACCGTATACGTTTAATGCACGTCAATTTAATTGCTGTAGATGAGGCACATTGTATCTCGCAATGGGGCAGCGATTTTAGACCCGCCTACAAAAACATCACAATTTTACGCCAATTACAACCCAGTGCAAATGTTATTGCTTTAACAGCTTCGGCAAAACCAGAAGTTATTGAAGACATCACAAAAGAACTCGATTTTATACAAGCTAAACTGTTTAAACAGTCGTTTTACAGGCCTAATTTAGCCTATATGGTTTATCATGAAGACGATAAATATTACCGCATTCAAACCATTTTAAAAAAGTATAAAGCATCATCAATTATTTATGTTAGAAATAGAAAATCAACCTTAGAGCTCACTTCTTTTTTAGCCTCTAAAAATATTAGCGCTACCTATTATCATGGCGGACTTTCTAATGATGAGAAAGATATTAACATGATGCAATGGATTAACGACCAAAAACAAGTCATGGTCGCCACAAATGCTTTTGGAATGGGTATTGACAAACCCGATGTAAAAACGGTTATACATTTAAATTTACCAGAAAGCATAGAAAGTTATTTCCAGGAAGCTGGTCGCGCGGGTAGAAATGGTGAGAAGGCCTTTGCAGTTATCTTAAAAAATAATAGCGATGCCATTTTAGTTGAAAACCAATTTCTAAAAGTACTTCCTACCGTAAGTTTCGTTAAACAGGTTTACAAGAAACTGTGTAGCTATTTTCAAATCTCATATGGAGAAGGCGAAAACAGCACCTACGATTTTGATTTTAATAGCTTCTGCAAAACCTATAAATTTAACGCAATATTGTGCTATAATGCCTTATTAATTTTAGACAGAAATAGTGTAATAACCCTTTCTAAACAGTTTAAAAATAAAGTTACACTACAATTTATTGTCTCGAATGCCGCTATTTTTAACTATCTAGAAACACACCAAGAATTTAGTCTTGTTGTAAAATCTATGCTCAGAATGTATGGAGGCATTTGCGACCATGTTACTAAAGTAGATTTAAAACGTATTGCTGAAAAAGCTTCGACAACAGAGTTAAAATTGATTGAAATTTTAAATAAGTTACAGCATCATGAAATTATTGAGCTCGATTTGGCAAAAACCGATGCTCAAATTACCCTTATACAACCGCGTGAAGACGATAAAACTATAAATAGAATCGCCTCAATTATCGAGCAACAGAATCAATTAAAACAGGGACAAGTTAAAAGCATGCTTGAATACATTGAGAACAACGCAGTTTGTAAAAGCATGCAACTTCTTGGTTATTTTGGTGAAAAAAACCTTAAACCCTGTGGCATTTGTTCGGTTTGCATTTCGAAAAAAACAAGAAATAAACCAGAAGATATTAATGCTTTAATGAAACAAATTGTAAAATTACTTGAAAGTGGAGACCTGTCTTCTAGAATAATTAGTAGCACTTTAAAATGTTCTGAACAAGGTTTAAAAACGGCTTTGAAGGTATTGTTAGAACATCGTATAATTGATTTGACACAAACCAATACCTATAAATTAAGAAGCTAA
- a CDS encoding TolC family protein, producing the protein MKKTIYSILLFSLFGLYNLQAQDVVLISKTEVWSKVSNNNTSIKISEQEFKQARADFRQTNAIFLPNITASHTAIATTNPLMAFGSKLNQEILTQNDFNPALLNNPSQIENYATKFEIQQPLINIDGIYKRKAAKSKMEAMSLKTERTEDYLAFEVNKAYMQLQLAYKAVEVLEKAFKAANANKKLADNSLKQGFLQRADVLNVEVRVTEVQNQLQAAKSNVQNASNYLSFLMNDDTYVVYKPSDELAVASLTIEAQNISENRADIKAMKLASNAFEAMNKADKMSFLPTLNAFGSYELYDDQVFQGDANGYLFGAQLSWDIFKGSKRFGKAQKSKAEFEQSKLEYQQYVSQSNLELNKAKRAFIDAENKLKLNTLALEQSEESLRIRTNRFKEGLEKTSDLLTAETQYAQKELEYYQTIFEHNYAQAYLQFLTKE; encoded by the coding sequence ATGAAAAAAACAATATACTCGATTCTACTTTTTAGTTTATTTGGACTGTACAATTTGCAAGCCCAAGACGTGGTTTTAATTTCAAAAACAGAAGTATGGTCTAAAGTGTCAAATAATAACACTTCTATTAAAATTTCTGAACAGGAATTCAAGCAAGCCAGAGCCGATTTTAGGCAAACAAACGCCATATTTTTGCCAAATATTACGGCAAGCCATACGGCCATAGCGACCACAAACCCTTTAATGGCTTTTGGCTCTAAATTAAATCAGGAAATTTTAACGCAAAACGATTTTAATCCTGCCTTATTGAATAATCCGTCGCAGATTGAAAACTACGCTACGAAATTCGAAATCCAGCAACCGCTAATTAACATCGATGGTATATATAAACGCAAAGCCGCCAAATCTAAAATGGAAGCGATGTCTTTAAAAACCGAGCGTACAGAAGATTATTTAGCCTTTGAAGTTAATAAAGCCTACATGCAATTACAATTGGCTTATAAGGCTGTTGAAGTTTTAGAAAAAGCTTTTAAAGCAGCCAATGCCAATAAAAAATTAGCAGATAATAGCTTAAAACAAGGTTTTTTACAACGGGCCGATGTCTTAAATGTTGAAGTACGGGTAACCGAGGTTCAAAACCAACTACAAGCAGCAAAAAGCAATGTGCAAAATGCTTCAAATTACTTGTCTTTCCTAATGAATGATGATACCTATGTCGTTTACAAACCATCAGATGAATTAGCGGTAGCAAGCCTAACCATAGAAGCGCAAAATATATCTGAAAACCGTGCAGACATTAAAGCTATGAAATTGGCCAGCAATGCTTTTGAAGCCATGAATAAAGCCGATAAAATGTCCTTTTTACCAACATTGAATGCCTTTGGTAGTTATGAGCTATACGACGACCAAGTTTTTCAAGGCGATGCCAATGGTTATCTGTTTGGTGCGCAATTAAGTTGGGATATTTTTAAAGGCTCAAAACGTTTTGGTAAAGCACAAAAAAGTAAGGCCGAATTTGAACAATCTAAATTAGAGTACCAACAATACGTATCGCAAAGTAATTTAGAATTAAATAAAGCCAAACGCGCTTTTATAGATGCTGAAAACAAATTAAAGTTAAACACTTTGGCTTTAGAACAATCTGAAGAATCTTTAAGAATTAGAACCAATAGGTTTAAAGAAGGTTTAGAAAAAACATCAGATTTATTAACAGCAGAAACCCAATACGCACAAAAAGAGTTAGAATATTATCAAACTATTTTTGAACATAATTATGCGCAAGCTTATTTACAATTTTTAACCAAAGAGTAA
- the fmt gene encoding methionyl-tRNA formyltransferase: protein MKDLRIVFMGTPHFAVATLKILVENNYNIVGVITAPDKPAGRGRKLNESAVKQYAKSIGLNILQPTNLKNEDFLEELKALNANLQIVVAFRMLPKAVWQMPEHGTFNLHASLLPNYRGAAPINWAIINGETKTGVSTFFIDEKIDTGEMILQEEAPIDAEDNAGSLHDKLMGIGSQLVLKTVALIEKGKVETTPQIDSDTIKTAHKLNKENCKINWHDTLENIYNKIRGLSPYPAAWCTLINNDEKLDLKIYSAKKEKTTHTLDIGKVVSNKNELKVAVSNGYINLTEIKLPGKRAMDVKSLLNGYTFNINAQML, encoded by the coding sequence ATGAAAGATTTAAGAATTGTTTTTATGGGTACACCCCATTTTGCAGTAGCCACTTTAAAGATATTAGTAGAAAACAATTATAATATTGTGGGTGTTATTACGGCCCCAGATAAACCTGCTGGTCGTGGAAGAAAATTAAACGAAAGCGCCGTAAAGCAATATGCAAAATCGATTGGTTTAAACATTTTGCAACCCACTAATTTAAAAAATGAAGATTTCTTGGAAGAGCTTAAAGCTTTAAATGCTAATCTTCAAATTGTAGTGGCTTTTAGAATGTTACCAAAGGCAGTTTGGCAAATGCCAGAACATGGCACCTTTAATTTACATGCCTCTTTATTGCCAAACTATCGCGGCGCGGCGCCAATTAATTGGGCTATTATAAATGGGGAAACTAAGACTGGAGTTTCAACATTTTTTATTGATGAAAAAATTGATACTGGCGAAATGATACTTCAAGAAGAGGCCCCTATTGATGCCGAAGATAATGCAGGAAGCCTGCACGATAAATTAATGGGTATTGGTAGCCAACTCGTTTTAAAAACGGTTGCTTTAATAGAAAAAGGCAAGGTAGAAACGACGCCGCAAATAGATAGTGACACTATTAAGACCGCACACAAACTAAATAAAGAAAACTGTAAAATAAACTGGCATGATACTTTAGAAAATATTTACAATAAAATACGAGGTTTAAGCCCCTATCCTGCAGCTTGGTGTACTTTAATTAATAATGACGAAAAATTAGACCTTAAGATTTACAGTGCAAAAAAAGAAAAGACAACACACACTTTAGATATAGGCAAAGTTGTTTCTAACAAAAATGAATTAAAGGTAGCCGTCTCTAATGGATATATTAATTTAACAGAAATTAAACTTCCTGGGAAGCGAGCAATGGATGTGAAATCGCTATTAAACGGCTATACTTTTAACATCAATGCGCAAATGCTATGA
- a CDS encoding START-like domain-containing protein: MDDKIKFNIEFPIQASPQLLYQYISTPSGLSEWFADNVNSRGEFFTFIWDDSEEAAKLLSKKSGERIKFQWLADEEEGINSHFEIRIQVDEITKDVSLIITDFAEEDEIDEAKMLWENQISDLKQVLGSV; encoded by the coding sequence ATGGACGATAAAATTAAATTTAATATTGAGTTTCCTATTCAGGCATCACCACAATTATTGTATCAATATATCTCTACACCGTCGGGGTTATCCGAATGGTTTGCAGACAATGTGAACTCCCGTGGAGAGTTTTTTACCTTTATTTGGGACGATAGTGAAGAGGCTGCCAAACTTTTAAGTAAAAAAAGTGGAGAGCGTATAAAATTTCAGTGGTTAGCCGATGAAGAAGAGGGTATTAATAGTCATTTTGAAATTAGAATTCAAGTGGATGAAATTACAAAAGACGTCTCTTTGATTATAACCGATTTCGCAGAAGAAGATGAGATAGATGAAGCAAAAATGCTTTGGGAAAACCAGATATCCGACCTAAAACAAGTGTTGGGTTCAGTCTAA
- a CDS encoding HU family DNA-binding protein: MNKTDLIDAMAEHAGITKAAAKKALECALIEIEGALQKGNRVSLVGFGSWSVSKRAAREGRNPQTGETIKIKAKNVVKFKPGSDLTNAVN, from the coding sequence ATGAACAAAACAGATTTAATCGATGCCATGGCAGAGCATGCAGGAATTACAAAAGCTGCTGCAAAAAAAGCTTTAGAATGTGCACTTATTGAAATTGAAGGAGCTTTGCAAAAAGGCAATAGAGTTTCTTTAGTAGGTTTCGGATCTTGGTCAGTTTCTAAAAGAGCTGCTAGAGAAGGAAGAAATCCTCAAACTGGTGAAACCATTAAAATAAAAGCCAAAAACGTTGTTAAGTTTAAACCTGGATCAGATTTAACTAATGCCGTAAACTAA
- a CDS encoding metal-dependent hydrolase: protein MDSLTQIVLGAAVGEAVLGRKVGNKAMLYGAIAGTIPDLDILSSHFTDTVTAIHIHRGFTHSILFAVLFGALFGWLVSRYETYKNFKGWFLLFFLAFVTHPILDAHTTWGTQLFWPFDLRLAFKSIFVIDPVYTLPFLVFLILAMVQKRTSEKRRFYNNLGLVVSSSYLMLTIILKGVAYTQFQLALKNQDINYLQLDTRPSPLNTILWSANVETENAYLLGNYSFFDTQPIAFQSYPKNHELLGNLLENEKVKLMISISEGWFTITKKNDQLYFNDLRFGLLSLEPQSQSFVFQYKIDVDNFGNVIFTEAPKDTRDGKKLLSDLWQRLKGN from the coding sequence ATGGATTCACTTACTCAAATAGTATTAGGAGCCGCTGTTGGCGAGGCTGTTTTAGGACGAAAAGTTGGAAATAAAGCCATGCTTTATGGGGCTATTGCTGGAACCATACCAGATTTAGATATACTTAGTTCTCATTTCACAGATACGGTTACCGCCATTCATATCCATCGTGGTTTCACGCACTCTATTTTGTTTGCTGTGCTTTTTGGTGCTCTTTTTGGTTGGTTGGTATCGCGTTACGAGACCTATAAGAATTTTAAAGGTTGGTTTCTGTTGTTTTTTTTAGCCTTTGTTACGCATCCTATTTTAGATGCGCATACCACTTGGGGCACACAATTATTTTGGCCTTTTGATTTAAGGCTAGCTTTTAAATCCATATTTGTTATTGATCCCGTTTATACCTTGCCTTTTTTAGTGTTTTTAATTTTGGCTATGGTACAAAAAAGAACTTCTGAAAAACGGCGGTTTTACAACAACCTAGGTTTGGTAGTAAGTTCTTCTTATTTAATGCTTACAATAATTTTAAAAGGGGTGGCTTACACGCAATTTCAATTGGCTTTAAAAAATCAGGATATTAACTATTTACAGTTAGACACCAGACCTTCACCTTTAAATACCATACTTTGGAGTGCTAATGTAGAAACCGAAAATGCTTATTTATTGGGGAATTATTCGTTTTTTGATACCCAGCCTATTGCTTTTCAAAGCTACCCGAAAAACCATGAGCTTTTAGGTAATCTGTTAGAAAACGAAAAGGTAAAACTTATGATTTCTATTTCTGAAGGTTGGTTTACCATCACAAAAAAGAACGACCAGCTATATTTTAACGATTTGCGATTTGGACTGCTTAGTTTAGAGCCGCAATCTCAAAGTTTCGTTTTTCAGTACAAAATAGATGTAGATAATTTTGGCAATGTGATATTTACAGAAGCACCAAAAGATACTCGTGATGGAAAAAAGTTGTTATCAGACTTATGGCAGCGTTTAAAAGGAAATTAA